In Populus alba chromosome 1, ASM523922v2, whole genome shotgun sequence, a single window of DNA contains:
- the LOC118061441 gene encoding chalcone synthase 1 yields the protein MVTVDEVRKAQRAEGPATILAIGTSTPPNCVDQSTYPDYYFRITNSEHKVELKEKFKRMCEKSMIKKRYMHLTEEILKENPSVCEYMAPSLDARQDMVVVEVPKLGKEAAAKAIKEWGQPKSKITHLVFCTTSGVDMPGADYQLTKLLGLRSSVKRLMMYQQGCFAGGTVLRLAKDLAENNKGARVLVVCSEITAVTFRGPSDTHLDSLVGQALFGDGAAAIIIGSDPVPAVEKPLFELVSAAQTILPDSDGAIDGHLREVGLTFHLLKDVPGLISKNIEKSLTEAFKPLGISDWNSLFWIAHPGGPAILDQVEAKLELKPEKLRATRQVLADYGNMSSACVLFILDEMRKKSAKDGLRSTGEGLEWGVLFGFGPGLTVETVVLHSLPATI from the exons ATGGTGACCGTTGATGAAGTTCGGAAGGCGCAGAGGGCAGAGGGCCCTGCCACCATCTTGGCCATCGGAACATCAACCCCTCCGAATTGTGTTGATCAAAGCACCTATCCTGACTATTATTTTCGTATCACAAACAGCGAGCATAAGGTGGAGcttaaagaaaaattcaagcGAATGT GCGAGAAATCCATGATCAAGAAGAGATACATGCACTTGACTGAGGAGATCTTGAAAGAAAATCCTAGTGTTTGCGAATACATGGCACCTTCATTGGATGCTAGGCAAGacatggtggtggtggaggtccCGAAGTTAGGCAAAGAAGCAGCTGCCAAGGCCATCAAGGAATGGGGCCAGCCCAAGTCCAAAATAACCCATTTGGTCTTTTGCACAACTAGTGGTGTTGACATGCCCGGAGCTGACTATCAACTCACTAAGCTCTTGGGTCTCCGCTCATCGGTAAAACGTTTGATGATGTACCAGCAAGGTTGTTTTGCTGGTGGCACGGTGCTCCGGCTAGCTAAAGACCTTGCCGAGAACAACAAGGGTGCTCGTGTGCTAGTCGTGTGCTCAGAAATAACAGCAGTGACATTTCGTGGCCCTAGTGACACCCACCTCGATAGCCTTGTGGGTCAAGCGTTGTTCGGCGACGGCGCAGCCGCTATCATAATAGGCTCGGACCCTGTGCCGGCGGTCGAGAAGCCTTTGTTTGAGCTGGTGTCTGCAGCCCAGACTATTCTACCCGACAGTGATGGGGCTATAGACGGACATCTTCGTGAAGTTGGGCTTACATTTCACCTTCTGAAGGACGTGCCTGGgcttatttcaaaaaacatcgAAAAGAGTCTAACCGAGGCTTTCAAGCCCTTGGGCATCTCGGATTGGAACTCCCTTTTCTGGATTGCGCACCCTGGTGGACCCGCAATTCTGGACCAGGTGGAGGCTAAGCTGGAGCTTAAACCTGAAAAACTGCGAGCCACTCGACAAGTACTGGCTGACTATGGTAACATGTCCAGTGCATGTGTGCTCTTTATTTTGGACGAGATGAGGAAGAAATCTGCCAAGGATGGGCTTAGATCCACTGGAGAGGGGTTGGAATGGGGCGTCCTTTTCGGGTTTGGGCCTGGGCTTACTGTTGAGACTGTGGTGCTCCACAGTCTGCCAGCCACAATTTAG
- the LOC118061446 gene encoding chalcone synthase, protein MVTVDEVRKAQRAEGPAVILAIGTSTPPNCVDQSTYPDYYFRITNSEHKVELKEKFKRMCEKSMIKKRYMHLTEEILKENPSVCEYMAPSLDARQDMVVVEVPKLGKEAAAKAIKEWGQPKSKITHLVFCTTSGVDMPGADYQLTKLLGLRSSVKRLMMYQQGCFAGGTVLRLAKDLAENNKGARVLVVCSEITAVTFRGPSDTHLDSLVGQALFGDGAAAIIIGSDPVPAVEKPLFELVSAAQTILPDSDGAIDGHLREVGLTFHLLKDVPGLISKNIEKSLTEAFKPLGISDWNSLFWIAHPGGPAILDQVEAKLELKPEKLRATRQVLADYGNMSSACVLFILDEMRKKSAKDGLRSTGEGLEWGVLFGFGPGLTVETVVLHSVATI, encoded by the exons ATGGTGACCGTCGACGAAGTTCGGAAGGCTCAACGGGCCGAGGGCCCCGCCGTGATCTTGGCCATCGGAACATCAACCCCTCCGAATTGTGTCGATCAAAGCACGTACCCTGACTACTACTTTCGCATCACAAACAGTGAGCACAAGGTCGAGCTTAAAGAGAAGTTCAAGCGAATGT GCGAGAAATCCATGATCAAGAAGAGATACATGCACTTGACTGAGGAGATCTTGAAAGAAAATCCTAGTGTTTGCGAATACATGGCACCTTCATTGGATGCTAGGCAAGacatggtggtggtggaggtccCGAAGTTAGGCAAAGAAGCAGCTGCCAAGGCCATCAAGGAATGGGGCCAGCCCAAGTCCAAAATAACCCATTTGGTCTTTTGCACAACTAGTGGTGTCGACATGCCTGGAGCTGACTATCAACTCACTAAGCTCTTGGGTCTCCGCTCATCGGTAAAACGTTTGATGATGTACCAGCAAGGTTGTTTTGCTGGTGGCACGGTGCTCCGGCTAGCTAAAGACCTTGCCGAGAACAACAAGGGTGCTCGTGTGCTAGTCGTGTGCTCAGAAATAACAGCAGTGACATTTCGTGGCCCTAGTGACACCCACCTCGATAGCCTTGTGGGTCAAGCGTTGTTCGGCGACGGCGCAGCCGCTATCATAATAGGCTCGGACCCTGTGCCGGCGGTCGAGAAGCCTTTGTTTGAGCTGGTGTCTGCAGCCCAGACCATTCTACCCGACAGTGATGGGGCTATAGACGGACATCTTCGAGAAGTTGGGCTTACATTTCACCTTCTGAAGGATGTGCCTGGgcttatttcaaaaaacatcgAAAAGAGTCTAACCGAGGCTTTCAAGCCCTTGGGCATCTCGGATTGGAACTCCCTTTTCTGGATTGCGCACCCTGGTGGACCCGCAATTCTGGACCAGGTGGAGGCTAAGCTGGAGCTTAAACCTGAAAAACTGCGAGCCACTCGACAAGTACTGGCTGACTATGGTAACATGTCCAGTGCATGTGTGCTCTTTATTTTGGACGAGATGAGGAAGAAATCTGCCAAGGATGGGCTTAGATCCACTGGAGAGGGGTTGGAATGGGGCGTCCTTTTCGGGTTTGGGCCTGGGCTTACTGTTGAGACTGTGGTGCTCCATAGTGTGGCTACTATCTAG
- the LOC118061432 gene encoding dihydroxy-acid dehydratase, chloroplastic, translated as MQSTFISPRATPLKPQISFPTQPHFPTRLPPCSLRVKAQSVAVEPSQATTTVGQKLNKYSSRITEPKSQGGSQAILHGVGLSDADMSKPQIGISSVWYEGNTCNMHLLKLSEAVKRGVEEAGMVGFRFNTIGVSDAISMGTRGMCYSLQSRDLIADSIETVMSAQWYDGNISIPGCDKNMPGTIMAMGRLNRPSIMVYGGTIKPGHFNGHTYDIVSAFQVYGEYVSGSINDDERKNVIRNSCPGAGACGGMYTANTMASAIEALGMSLPYSSSIPAENQLKLDECRLAGKYLLELLKMDLKPRDIITRKSLRNAMVIVMALGGSTNAVLHLIAIARSVGLELTLDDFQKVSDEVPFLADLKPSGKYVMEDVHKIGGTPAVLRYLLEHDFLDGDCLTVTGKTLAENVRNCPPLSEGQDIIKSLDNPIKKTGHLQILRGNLAPEGSVAKITGKEGLYFSGPALVFEGEESMIAAISEDPMSFKGKVIVIRGEGPKGGPGMPEMLTPTSAIMGAGLGKDCALLTDGRFSGGSHGFVVGHISPEAQEGGPIGLIRNGDIINVDVREKRLDVQLTDMELEERRKNWTPPPYKATRGVLYKYIKNVQSSSKGCVTDE; from the exons ATGCAATCCACCTTCATTTCCCCACGCGCTACTCCACTGAAACCCCAAATATCATTCCCCACACAACCCCACTTCCCTACTCGCCTCCCTCCCTGTTCTCTGCGCGTCAAAGCTCAATCTGTCGCCGTTGAACCATCACAGGCAACAACCACAGTTGGGCAAAAGCTAAACAAGTACAGTTCACGCATTACTGAGCCCAAGTCCCAAGGTGGGTCTCAAGCAATCCTTCATGGGGTTGGTTTATCGGATGCTGACATGTCTAAGCCTCAGATAGGTATCTCTTCAGTTTGGTATGAAGGGAATACTTGTAACATGCACCTGTTGAAGCTATCAGAGGCTGTTAAAAGAGGGGTTGAAGAGGCAGGGATGGTTGGTTTCAGGTTTAATACAATTGGCGTTAGTGACGCTATTTCAATGGGGACTAGAGGGATGTGTTACAGTTTGCAAAGCAGAGACTTGATTGCTGATAGCATCGAGACTGTTATGAGTGCCCAATGGTATGATGGCAATATCTCCATCCCTGGCTGTGATAAAAAT ATGCCAGGTACTATTATGGCAATGGGAAGGCTGAATCGACCTAGCATTATGGTTTATGGTGGAACTATCAAG CCTGGTCACTTCAATGGCCATACTTATGATATAGTATCTGCATTTCAG GTTTATGGAGAGTATGTAAGTGGATCTATAAACgatgatgaaagaaaaaatgtgATTCGTAATTCCTGCCCTGGAGCAGGGGCATGTGGTGGAATGTATACAGCTAACACTATGGCTTCTGCTATTGAAGCCTTGGGAATGTCTCTTCCTTACAG CTCCTCAATACCTGCTGAAAACCAATTGAAGTTGGATGAGTGCCGTTTAGCTGGAAAATATCTGCTAGAACTATTGAAGATGGACTTGAAACCACGAGATATTATCACTCGCAAGTCACTACGTAATGCAATGGTTATTGTCATGGCACTAGGTGGCTCTACTAATGCTGTGTTACACTTAATTGCGATTGCAAG GTCTGTCGGATTGGAGTTGACCCTTGATGATTTCCAGAAGGTCAGTGATGAGGTTCCATTCCTTGCAGATCTGAAGCCTAGTGGAAAATATGTCATGGAGGATGTGCATAAG ATTGGGGGAACACCTGCTGTCCTTCGCTACCTTTTGGAGCATGATTTCCTTGACGGGGACTGTTTGACTG TCACTGGGAAGACTTTGGCTGAAAATGTGCGAAATTGTCCACCATTGTCTGAGGGGCAG GACATAATAAAGTCATTGGATAACCCCATTAAGAAAACAGGTCACCTCCAAATATTACGTGGAAATCTTGCACCAGAGGGTTCTGTGGCTAAAATTACTGGAAAAGAAGGGTTATATTTCTCtg GTCCAGCACTTGTATTTGAGGGAGAGGAATCTATGATTGCAGCTATCTCAGAAGATCCCATGAGTTTTAAG GGAAAAGTAATAGTTATTAGAGGAGAGGGGCCAAAAGGAGGACCGGGCATGCCTGAAATGCTAACACCAACCAGTGCAATAATGGGAGCAGGTCTTGGGAAG GATTGTGCGTTGTTGACTGATGGTAGATTTTCAGGAGGTTCACATGGATTTGTTGTTGGTCATATAAGCCCTGAAGCACag GAAGGTGGTCCGATTGGTCTCATTAGAAATGGGGATATCATTAACGTTGATGTCCGGGAGAAGAGATTAGATGTTCAATTAACAGACATGGAATTGGAAGAGCGAAGAAAAAACTGGACTCCACCTCCATACAAGGCCACCCGAGGGGTTTTATACAAG TATATCAAGAATGTACAATCTTCTTCAAAGGGATGTGTAACAGATGAATAG
- the LOC118061418 gene encoding 3-ketoacyl-CoA thiolase 2, peroxisomal-like: MEKASNRQRVLLGHLRSSSSYNNHESSLSAPACLAGGSAAYGDDVVVVAAYRTPLCKSKRGGFKDTHADDLLAPVLKALIEKTNLNAREVGDIVVGSSLAPGSQRASECRMAALYAGFPETVPIRTVNRKCSSGLQAVADVAASIKAGFYEIGIGAGLESMTVNSRAWVGDVNPKVKRFQEAQDCLLPMGVTSENVAHRFSVTRQEQDQAAVDSHRKAAAASASGRFKDEIIPVATKIADPKTGDEKPIIVSVDDGIRPNTSLADLGKLKAVFKKDGTTTAGNSSQISDGAAAVLLMKRSVAMRKGLPILGVFRTFVVVGVDPAIMGVGPAVAIPAAVKAAGLELEDIDLFEINEAFASQFVYCCKKLELDMQKINVNGGAIAIGHPLGTTGARCVATILHEMKRRGRDCRFGVVSMCIGTGMGAAAVFERGDGCDELCNAPKVQSNNLLSKDSR, encoded by the exons ATGGAGAAAGCAAGCAACAGGCAACGTGTTCTTCTCGGTCACCTCCGTTCTTCTTCTTCGTATAACAATCATGAATCCTCTCTCTCT GCACCTGCTTGTTTAGCTGGAGGTAGCGCGGCATATGGAGATGATGTCGTTGTTGTGGC GGCTTATCGAACTCCGCTATGCAAATCAAAGCGTGGTGGTTTCAAGGATACTCATGCTGATGATTTACTAGCACCTGTGTTGAAG GCATTGATAGagaaaactaatttaaatgCAAGAGAAGTTGGGGATATTGTTGTGGGTTCGTCATTGGCACCAGGGTCTCAAAGAGCAAGCGAATGCAGGATGGCTGCGCTCTATGCTGGTTTCCCTG AAACTGTGCCGATAAGGACTGTCAATAGGAAATGTTCGTCTGGGCTTCAGGCAGTTGCTGATGTGGCTGCTTCTATCAAAGCAGGGTTCTATGAAATTG GCATTGGAGCTGGTTTGGAATCCATGACAGTTAATTCAAGGGCATGGGTTGGAGATGTGAACCCAaag GTAAAGCGCTTTCAGGAAGCCCAAGATTGCCTTCTACCCATGGGTGTTACTTCAGAGAATGTTGCACATCGTTTCAGTGTGACAAGGCAGGAACAGGATCAGGCTGCA GTTGATTCTCACAGGAAGGCTGCCGCTGCTTCTGCTTCTGGCAGATTCAAGGATGAAATCATCCCTGTCGCTACAAAG ATAGCTGACCCTAAAACTGGGGATGAGAAGCCCATCATAGTTTCTGTTGACGATGGGATTCGCCCAAACACATCATTAGCTGATCTGGGAAAACTAAAGGCCGTGTTTAAGAAAGATGGGACCACCACTGCTG GGAATTCTAGCCAAATCAGTGATGGTGCTGCGGCTGTATTGCTCATGAAAAGAAGTGTTGCTATGCGCAAAGGGTTACCCATCCTTGGTGTATTCAG AacatttgttgttgttggtgtgGATCCTGCCATCATGGGTGTGGGCCCAGCTGTTGCAATCCCCGCTGCAGTGAAGGCTGCTGGTCTAGAACTTGAGGATATTGATCTTTTTGAGATAAATGAG GCATTTGCTTCCCAGTTTGTATATTGTTGTAAGAAGCTGGAGCTTGATATGCAGAAGATCAATGTCAATGGGGGTGCAATAGCAATTGGACATCCTCTGGGTACAACAG GTGCTAGATGTGTGGCTACTATACTGCATGAGATGAAGCGCCGTGGTAGGGACTGTCGCTTCGGAGTGGTTTCAATGTGCATTG GCACAGGAATGGGAGCTGCTGCTGTTTTTGAAAGGGGGGATGGTTGTGATGAGCTCTGCAATGCTCCGAAAGTCCAAAGCAACAATCTCTTATCCAAGGATTCACGATAG
- the LOC118061407 gene encoding 3-ketoacyl-CoA thiolase 2, peroxisomal, with protein MEKAINRQRVLLDHLRPSSSSHNFESTLSASACLAGDSAAYQRTSAYGDDVVIVAAYRTPQCKSKRGGFKDTHADDLLAPVLKALIEKTNLDPREVGDIVVGSVLAPGSQRASECRMAAFYAGFPETVPIRTVNRQCSSGLQAVADVAASIKAGFYEIGIGAGLESMTINQMSWDGDVNPKLKNFQKAQDCLLPMGVTSENVAHRFGVTRQEQDQAAVDSHRKAAAATASGRFKDEIIPVATKIVDPKTGDEKPIVVSVDDGIRPETSVAGLGKLKAVFKKDGTTTAGNSSQISDGAGAVLLMKRSVAVHKGLPILGVFRTFAAVGVDPAIMGVGPAVAIPAAVKAAGLELEDIDLFEINEAFASQFVYCRKKLELDPQKINVNGGAMAIGHPLGATGARCVATLLHEMKRRGRDCRFGVVSMCIGTGMGAAAVFERGDGCDELCNGGRKVESNNLLSRDAR; from the exons atggagAAAGCAATCAACAGGCAACGTGTTCTTCTTGATCACCTCcgtccttcttcttcttctcacaaTTTTGAATCCACTCTTTCT GCATCCGCTTGTTTGGCTGGAGATAGCGCTGCGTATCAAAGGACTTCGGCGTATGGAGATGATGTTGTGATTGTTGC AGCATATCGAACTCCGCAATGCAAATCAAAGCGTGGTGGTTTCAAGGATACTCATGCTGATGATTTACTAGCACCTGTGTTGAAG GCGTTGATAGAGAAAACTAATCTAGATCCAAGAGAAGTTGGGGATATTGTTGTGGGTTCAGTATTGGCTCCAGGATCTCAAAGAGCAAGTGAATGCAGGATGGCTGCATTCTATGCTGGTTTCCCTG AAACTGTGCCGATAAGGACTGTCAATAGGCAATGTTCGTCTGGGCTTCAGGCAGTTGCTGATGTGGCTGCTTCTATCAAAGCAGGGTTCTATGAAATTG GGATTGGAGCTGGGTTGGAATCCATGACAATTAATCAAATGTCATGGGATGGAGATGTGAATCCAAAG CTAAAGAATTTTCAAAAAGCCCAAGATTGCCTTCTACCCATGGGTGTTACTTCAGAGAATGTTGCACATCGTTTTGGTGTGACAAGGCAGGAGCAGGATCAGGCAGCA gTTGATTCTCACAGGAAGgctgctgctgctactgctTCAGGCAGATTCAAGGATGAAATCATCCCTGTCGCTACAAAG ATTGTCGACCCTAAAACTGGTGATGAGAAGCCCATCGTAGTATCTGTTGATGATGGGATTCGCCCAGAGACATCAGTAGCAGGTCTGGGAAAATTAAAGGCCGTGTTTAAGAAAGATGGGACCACCACTGCTG GAAATTCTAGCCAAATCAGTGATGGTGCTGGGGCTGTGCTGCTCATGAAAAGAAGTGTTGCTGTGCACAAAGGACTACCCATTCTTGGTGTATTCAG GACATTTGCTGCTGTTGGTGTGGATCCTGCCATCATGGGTGTAGGCCCAGCTGTTGCAATTCCAGCTGCAGTGAAGGCTGCTGGTTTAGAACTTGAGGATATTGAtctttttgaaataaatgag GCATTTGCTTCCCAGTTTGTATATTGCCGCAAGAAGTTGGAGCTTGATCCACAGAAGATCAATGTCAACGGGGGTGCAATGGCCATTGGACATCCTCTGGGTGCAACAG GTGCTAGATGTGTGGCTACCTTGCTGCATGAGATGAAGCGTCGTGGCAGGGACTGTCGCTTCGGGGTGGTGTCAATGTGCATAG GCACAGGAATGGGAGCTGCTGCTGTTTTTGAAAGGGGGGATGGCTGTGATGAGCTATGCAACGGCGGTCGGAAAGTCGAAAGCAACAATCTCCTATCCAGGGATGCACGATAG